A segment of the Capsicum annuum cultivar UCD-10X-F1 unplaced genomic scaffold, UCD10Xv1.1 ctg71457, whole genome shotgun sequence genome:
cttggtGTCCAATGGGTGTTATCTTCAAAAGCTCAATTGGACGGTCGTGTTGTTCTGCAAGAGCTTGCATCAAGCCCGTACACTGAATTCCACTTCTGATATTAAAGTCAACCAAATGAATCTTGGTTGCacctttaatattttcaaatattgCCTGAATTCCTGCGAATTGCATGACTTGACTGAAGGGAATTTCCGTGTGGCAGGTCAACGCTTCAGGTGTAGTACCTAATGCCAGAGTGCTTAAAAAccttaattttctttcaaaacttGGGGACCTTCCTATTTCTTGATCAATCCTTTCTTGTAAAGCTTCACCAAAATAGAAACAAAGTCTCCGGATCGGATTACCTATCAAGATATAAATAAGTGAATAAATACGTACTCTCTCTAGTAGCTTAATCTTTTAGATGAAATGAACGCAATTCAACCTAACCTGTAGCAGATGCCTTCCACAGGCAGCGTGCAATAGATTGACTAGCCAAATGAAATTGCTGCTGATCCACTTCTTCTGCGGCAGCTAGAAGGAGGTGAACTAGTTCCATGTCCTTTGTTTGCTCTATGGGAAGGCCTGTAAGTGATGAAGCATACGGATGTATAAACATGGAAAGACCATCTACCCTATGGGTGGAGTACTGGATATATCTTTCTCCAGCAATTCGCAAGATTTCTTCTGTTGACAACTTAGGTATGTTACTTACACGAGCCTCGTTGCTGAGTACGTTGCTCAAGTTTTCCTCACTTGATTTCTTGAACAACCTCCCACAATTGTTCAAGAGCTCCAAAGATGCTAAAGAAATGGAATTTGTTTTCTCGTCATGGAAATCGCCAAGCCTTGGCAGCTGAGGCTGAACGACATTACATGCTTCAGGGGTCGCTTGAATTTGGTTGGGCTGCAGAGGCAAGACCATATTTGAAGAATCATCACTTTGGGTCCAATTATCTGAAATGTGTTGTTGCTGATCTTCCAATAACTGAAATTGTTTGTCTGATGTATTCTCATGATGTTTGTCGTCAAATACAGTGTAAAGAGACTCAAGATCCCCACTGTCCAATTCATACCAAGGATCTATGACGCTATTGTTGATCAATTCATTTCTCCCACACTCTTGAAGATGCTCGTGACTGTCCATGATCTGAACTCCAGGACTAACGAAGTGCTAACCAAAAGAATTATTTGGTGATGTCAGGCTTTCACTAACCTGTGTTTTACTGCTGGAATGTATATATCAAGGGAATTCACTCAGTAGGAGGTCAACAAGGTTGAAAGTGAAGTTTTTGCCCTCGCGAATCAAAATAAGGCGGTCATGGTGAAGGTTTAAAGATTGAAGCCGCGGTGACTTTGTAGCCATGCCTGGACAAGCAGAGAGCCCAGATGAAAGACAGTCCTCTTAACATAATGGTATTGTTTGTATCTCAATGACTTTGTTTCACTAAGGATTTTATGCATTTGGACAATGAAACAGTGAGAAACTGTCAAATGTAATGCCATGGTTGGAAAGAAAtgacaaaagagaaaaattaagcACAAAGTTTTTGATGGAtcataaaagaaacaagacagtTTTGCAGGCCAagtatttgtcttattttagtTATGACAAGGCACTTTTTTTGTACGTGACAAAATCAACTGATATATGATGTTGTCTGTCGACATATGTTCAgtccagtgcactaaagctccagTTATGCGCGGGGTCTGGGGAAGGACCAGACGATAAGGGTCTATTGTTCGCAACCTTACCTACATTTCTGCAAGAAACTGTTTTCACGGCTTGAACcctgacctcctggtcacatgaagGTTAGATCATATATGATAGGAATCCTTCAAAGGCAAAAGTTTCATATGCGGCTAAGCCCAAAGGGTCCGCTCCAGACAAGTTTCTCCATCATAAAATGAATGAATATTTGTATTTGCACTTGtttttactcaaaaataaaaaaaatacatacatgcCCCCTTCTTTGACAAAGCAAAAACAAGAATAAAGCATCTAATACCCCCTTGAACTATGACCGAATTTGCTACGACAAactccaacttcacgggggtcctattacccctgaacttaattttagcgtatttttgtcatcctttttagctgacgtgacacctttgacatgggatccattttatgtaataaaggtgtcacgtcagcataAAAGGGTGACAAAATACTCTAAAATTTAGTTCGGGGGTAATAGAATTCCTGTAAAGTTGGAGTGTGACATAGCAACTTTTACCATAGTTCAGGGGTGGGAGAgggggtactggatgcttatctacATAAACAATAATCTAGTTCTGTTTAAGAATCAAGGTTACAACTGTTTAACAGAGACATctacaaaaaatatcaaaactctATCTCAGACCTTGTCATCATTTCTTGTACAACAGCCTGCATTGTCTgaatctatgttgctcggattcttcaaaaatgtcagCGGATGCGTGTCGGATTggccaaaaatagtgtatttttggagaatccgacatggGTGAGGCAtgaaaagtgaagagtccgcgcaacttagTTCTGAATCAACCACATTcctacaaaacaacacaaaatttagccAAACAAGTGCCTTAACAACCTTAACCATACCAATTGCCACAGTCACATAATACAACCACCAACCAACAAAGTCAACCAAATCAACATTACCAATCAAGTCCCTTTTCACCTCAACTACAACCACTAAAGACTCAACTTCATCCCTCAATTTGCACCACCACAACACACCGAAACTCATAGCCATAGCCACATTCTCGACATACCTATCCTCCGTGCCATCTCCAAAAACCGTGTCATCCACAACCGGCTTCACTACTTTCTTCGACCAAAACAATGTCGTCTCATGCAATCCCAAGAAAAACAAACTCCTCGTCAGCAGACACAGTCTCTCGCGACTAAAACCAGTACCATCTATTCCAACGGCTATGCTACCTTCTACGCCTATGCACACGCAAATTTGAAACGCGAAGAGCAAAATCCACGAAGCACAAACAAGAGGTTTAGTTATCATGTGATCAGACGAAGTCCGTCCTGTCAAGCACTGAGACAAAGCAGAAATGCTAACATATGGAGCTAGTAGGTGAAGAAGAGTAGGATTGGCATAGAGGTAGAGCCTAACAAGGAGTGTATCGGGGCCCTTGTAAGATGACGTGGAAATGAGATATTGCGTTACTGACAACCTCGCGAGGACGATGAAGGAAAGAGGTAGGAGAAAGCTGAGGAGGATAACGGTGAGACATTGAAATGACTCTCTTAACATATTAGCAACGTACTCACAAACTGAAATGACTTTCTTCTCTTCTTGTTGGTATAATTCCGAACTCGAATCCATTTAGTAATTTTAATCTTTAAAAGAAAAGGACAGTCTGACGCACCAAAAAAGGagttgcttttttttctttttggtggtTAGTAGTAGGATTTGAGAAGTACATAAAGGGATGAGGAGTATATATAATATGATCAAAATTATAAAGTGGTTTCCACGATTATCTTCTTAGCATAAGGTTGACATATGATATATAATTTCATTTTTCTAATGAGTTTGGTGTGTACATTATTAATTTATtgaactataaataaaataatatcatggtACTTTAGTTTATTCTTTTTCCAACCAATTGGTGGTCATATCGAACGCAACTTGTGAAATTACATtggatatattattgttgttatcaacATAACGATAAGCAACGATATATATAGCCATATATAGTGATGAATAATCAGTCGAACACCCTTCGTTAAAGATTATCATATGTAGTCACGTACATATAGATAGGGTATAGAAGCACCAGCCATATAGATGTGTTCGCGGCTCGATTAGAATCGATATGTTTCTAAAAAGAAACTGCTAGGTCGACTTTTCAAATATTAATAGAGATAAGTATTCCGTACCACATCGAATTatggccaaagttgctacgaTACACTCAAACTTTACAGGGTTCCTATTACCTCtatgaactcaattttagcatatttttatcatcCTTTTATGCTGACACGAcgcttttattacataaaaatggagCCCGTGTCAAATGTGTCACGTCAGCAAAAGGTGTCACTTCAactaaaaagattgataaaaatacgctaaaatttagttgaggggtaataggacccgtgtggagttggagtgtgtcgtagcaaatttagTCACGGTTCAGGGGTAGTAGATGCTTTACTCTtattaatatactagtttagcgTACGCATTTTGCGCGTGTATCTATATGTTTAACACTGACGAAATAAGTGACCTcaaaataatttagttttaatatataGTTATGTTAGTCTCTCatgttttttctattattatatattcGTCTGTGATGATTTAACGCAAAATGGTTCACAATGAGCCAATTACATGCTTCTTATCATTATTAAGGACCCGTTTGGATAGGCCgaaaaaaatgacttttaaaaagctctttaaaagtgcttttgaaagtgTCGAGCTTATTTTAACAAGAAGCAGTTTtatgtttggataaaagtgttgaaactgaaaaaaagttgttgatgtgtttggtaaataagtgttgttaagcactttttttgaattgttattttaataatttatttgtgcACGGAAAAGGGGTATTACTAATTCCATAACGTGTATTGtaaaattaattatagtaaaacatacaaatgaaaaaaagtaacatagagaaaatcttaaaatagtaaagaaaaatTTCAGAGTTTGGTGACTTTCTTTGAAGTAAAAatcttttaatttgaatttttataaattgagaatCATTTCTTTTTGCGATAATATGACACGAAACAAAAATAGGTTAAagtaatttttgagaaaaaatgtggtgatgagttatcatatttttctttaagtatAGTTTTTATCTTAAAAGTTTTAAGACAACACGTAGTTCATttactattatttaattatttttaataaaaattaaattgcacacaacaaaaaagaaaaaaagttttaattatAGTATCCTATTACAAGTAGGAATCTTATTGAAATATCCCTATTTTAGAAGAATtcatcaaaaggaaaaaagaacaaTACAATCACTAGCAAACATGTAAGCTAAATACATTATTCCTTTAAAGAGGTACTTttgttaattaatatttttttgcctaattttatATTCCTCCAGTAAAAAGTTCgaattatatataaacattaAAACTAGTCCATATTTAATTCAGAcaagaaattataatatttaatacttctaaatcaattagaattttatcatatataatttttttttacaattctatttaagtaaatGAGCTTTGAAGGTGCGGTATATAAcactttcatcaatttcaagtCTATATTGCAGATGAATGAGTGTTTGATCGCGCTTTAGGTTTAATCGTATCATTTTGATATATTGTAAAAGAATGTTTGATTTGACTTTGAAGAATTATCTGAGCAAacggttaggtttaattgtattgttccAATATCTCGATTATTAAAGTTTATATTCTATTAGTATCTGTTATTTCTTCTACCtaatacaggtggtagatgaacgtTCGATCGGGCTTCGAGGAATTTTTATGTAAAACTTAGGTTTAATCGTATTTTCATGATATCTCgatcatcgtattattttattgtattttaaagACGGTAGATGAATGTTCGAGAAATTGAATTATAAAAAAGTTAATCGTTATAAAATTTGCTGTAGATTATGAATGTTATAAGTGATAATTATAAGGGCTACAGGAGGATAATTTTGgaataagtgaaaattataagGGATACAAAATTCATTTATTTGGTCAACCTTCATTGAAttataagctaaaaaaaaaaaaaaaagtaaggagtGGCTAACTTCTAGCTTTTggcttaaaaaaaatttaaaattgactttttttaagCAATTATAAAAATTGTCAAACACtttcaaaagcaaaaaataacttaaaagttattttgaccaaattataaGCTTACCCCAAACACCCTCTAAGTATTTTTGTCATGTTAAATTCCCTTTCCAACTTCAATTTATGTTTCTTAGACAATCCTTGGGCAATTCTGCTTAATAATCTATATTATTATCAAGTATgaccaaaaagaaatatttctaACCTTTTTTTcttgtgtgtgtgtgggggggggggggggggggggggttaaaaaTAGGTTAAAAGAAATAGCCTTACCGATTATTTAGGATCCTCTATTTACAATTATCTCTAGTATACTATTCCCTCCttcaattcaattaaattttccatctaaattttaattttttctctccaATTTATTCACTTAGCTTCTTCTTCTCCACCTCGACTTTCTTTTGCTCTCCCTATATCAACTTCACCCCAACTATATTAATTTTAGCCAGCTTTAGTGCAATATTGCAACCCCATCGATCTTTTTCCTCAATAGTTCACATTATAATTATCATCAAGAACCACATGATGAGTTGTGTGAGCTATCGCAAGTAGATTAGATTAAttcgatattttaaaattaaaatttagatattaaaaaagtatacaaaaaatgctatatcttttctcaaatcagtatgataaaaaatatatcttaagatattgataaaaatttatGTACTTTGACTTTCAAAAAAGAAACTGTGATAAGTATTttaaaacagaaagaaaaactatCTTTTGTGGATAGGTGATGCTTCAATTTTCTATCTAAAAGTATTGTTCTAAACTGAAACATACACCCTTTCTCTAACTATTGGTTCTGTAGGATATATTATTAAACGGCATGCATGCACAGACATACAAAATTTATATGTCATGCAATAGAGTTAAGTGGTGCTTAAACTTTCATTTTATGGCAATAAGTCTCTACATAGCTCAAAGCATTTCAACTAAGatgtaaatataagaaaattcaagttaaaataCAACTCCACaaaacaatacataaaattttatccaAACCTTTTCAAATAAATACTAATGAATAATGAATGAGAAAAAAATACCTCAATGATATCAAAATTGTATGTTGATGAAGAGTGCATCGACTTTCTGTTTTTGAAGACagcctaaatcaaaataaaaataaaaagaaaacgtTAGAACGCTATAAACATTAAAGAATGAGAAGAAAGTACCTCAATAACACCGATATTATTGGTGAAGAGTTCACCGACTTTTCGTTTCCGAAGAATATCTCAAAATCCAAATAacaagacataaaaacttcaaaAACACTAAACAATTTACAAATTCGTAGACCAGAAAAAAGTGTGATAAATTCACTTTGTCATATTCCAATGAACATAAACTCATTTAGCAATAAACAACTACGACATAAATTATCAGAAAATCACGTTATCACACAACTCCACATAACAATACATAGAATTCCATCCAAactcttttaagaaaatattaattaatagggAATGAGAAGAAAGTACCTCAATGACATCAAGATATTATTTGTAAACTTTTTAGTAGAGAGTCCAAGACTTTCCATTTTTAAAGCTTACTCCTTTTATAAAGGTATATTCataaaacctaaaagaatttgATTTAGAACTTCTAtaagaatatattatttttattaaattagaattcaatttttgtattacacatatatttttttgttttaaataaggATTCAGTTTTCTTGTTTTTCACTAATTCAAGTTTTCATtaattgtttctttctttctcaaattaaaaatagtaAGCCTTTCCCAAATTTAAGCAATTTATAATAGGACAAGACAAACGGTTTTAAggttttttattttccaaaaataagTCAAGTTTGCATTAATAATACGGGAATGGCAATGGAAATACAAAATCACACTCCAAATCaatccactaatcttaaggattcgaggaccaagatggagaccacactcggattcactaccaacaacaagaatacaagatacaagggtgtatttcaacaccaaaacagctatAAAACGTGAtgaataatatcaacaacaataacacaagctTCAGAttcaataaatgacccaaaatagtccactacaccagataacaacaacaaaagtaaaggatagatagtgagaccaagattattacaagattaagaactaaagagtgtattaaactcaaaaacccctaatgaatgtaataatcaaaaccacactcttacggtgaccgccaagggaatcaactcacctcaagatctaccgtttccaagcaaagaacaatgttAGCTTTTCTAAGCCCTATACTAGAACTACACTAagttggtctactctcaagagagaggattttaagtgtttcaatatttcatctttcataaactaatgaaaataagactaaaggagcctatttataatttattacaaaatgaacacaaaatgactccaatgTCCTTAATGAGGAGGGATGGTCATGGAGTGTCACTTGGACaaagataagtgaccaaaatgcccttaataaagggaaccaaaaccgtgaaccaacaaaggtggtccagacccgagagtccttaagtcttcaattctccaagcaatcttccacactcaggtttgatcaatggtaggctcaaaacgtcCTCTCCAAGTATAATCCCGTGtcctccatgcgaccaaagcttgattcttcattagtaactttgaatgatgtcggCGAAAGCTAAGGTGgtcattattctcgtatcatcccccccttcttgaaaaggattcgaccttgaatccaaaccttgcaaaaacgaagagagggaaaataaatacaaactcctcatggcatgagggttagggttagcacaataaatcatctcaacatgccaaggttgcacataattgtaatataaccaaggatcccttgaattaaatattaaaagccCAATAAAAGGTGCACAAAGAATTTGGTTATGGGAATTACCAAGATATAGAAAAAACTATATAGGTcctaatggcatcaaataatccacaaggtagaacttccatcttatgagccataagacaCCATTGCTTTTTTATCTCGTCAAAAGACAACACCAAGGGGGGTGTTTCAATTGTTTCTAAAgtccataaaatccatatagcatTATCACACACATACATGGACAGACCAACAAACTTCCTACCTcaacataaaacaaatccaaaactcgcatggacatcatcataggcaaagaggtagtataggaaagaatcatgTGCAAAGGAATTCACAGGTGAAGAATAAGCatttaaacacatacacattctttccttcaaacaACTAAACAACTTGGCATCCATAAGTTGGAATTCATGTAATTTAGGCACAAGTGTATCAAACAAGGATGGACAGTTAGGAATgttaccccaaggagtcaatgacactTTTGCTCTCGAGTTTTCaaggactacacattccttacccttaagaatactctcatctttcaaaaagagatttccatctttaggaggaatgttgtcataccatagtgggttagcatatcggcatAGCTTCCAaagcaagctataccatcattttcaccactaggttcattaggagtgttcatatcatcttcaaacaagacattatacttaaagagagcatgatctatcccaCGGGAAGATTTGGAACAGgtaagttcactctctaaaagttcattatcaagttttaaagatgtcttaagcacatgattatccctatgatccAAGCAAATATTAGAGTCAAAGGGTAAGCTTACGAGTTTactcctattcctttgatcaacatttttaacatcatcacacacttgaggttcattaattacatcatacacatcctcaagtggtgggcaattttcacacataagttgatcaacacaaatttcacaagataatgtactttcattcaacacaatggtttcaacactaggtggacataaatcaatcttacaagaagagtcaatttgttcatcaataggatcaactggTGTATcaacactcacaacatgtacatcatcatcaagtgtcAAAGAAATAATAGACTCATATATAGGCAAGCTagaactcacactcaatgggctaccagccacacaattatcattcacatacataaaagtgtaagagttagctattttaccttgaagtccttgagtaCATTCTTCTTTGTCATGATGTCAAGGTTCTCCACAAGCTTAGATAGCAACTTTCTTTCGGCATTGTTCGCcttcgcttgccatgttggtacctacacaaatgtccttagaaatagaaggacaaccaataTTAGCACAGTTTGGTGGTAATTCCCTCACTtcactccacacaacctctcatTTTTCTACTCTCGAATTACCATCTttcactcccttactcctctcaatcttttatcTCTCATAATAATTTGGATTGGAGTAGGTAGGCACTCTTTGTGGCTTGggcagcaagtaagtcatgaggcgattcccccattggtctcttacaacattaggccaattttgcacgttAGGAACTTGATATcatgcaaaccaatcggcacctacGTATACATGACCATATGCCAAGGGAAAAATATTGCACCATACCTTCTCATGGTATTcatattgggagaagacaacttttaccctctcaGTAACCTTGaacccgtccaagaagtatggaacaagtaaaggctcgtaaaataaccccaagtagtcaaccatggatggaacgatgtagtttctatagtacctatcatttaacacaacgaggcAGTCCGGTATCCCACAGATGGTCACCTTTccagagtgtacactccttctcggatcaacattaTAAAGCATACGAGTACCTTTCGGTTTTGGAGATACATACCTTCTTCTTctcgttggacaacctccactatagctagtataaccattcacactatatcgactttgataagaagtactacaagatGGAGAATATGGATCTGCATTatcctcacgtgtactctcatgatagctctcataagctttgcaaaTAAAAgagttatacctaacaccaaatctaggttcagagtgagaagtgtaagactccccACATGCCCCAACAtaatcataagatccatcacgaggtcctacatcatctccaaagttaccataagcactaggaacttcattcacctcattttctccctcaaaacagtaactttcaaatctgcccaagttttgttCATGACAATTTTCATAGCCTCTGCAATTTACCTCAACTtcatagccataaaacccctcgctacaatcatagtcttccatgttgtagtcataataatCCCTGGCtgtcgaagacatgttccccttatatcatctttgtacctacacaatgaacaaacaagattagtaatAAAAGCTTCTCACTAACACTC
Coding sequences within it:
- the LOC107846328 gene encoding uncharacterized protein LOC107846328, translated to MDSSSELYQQEEKKVISVCEYVANMLRESFQCLTVILLSFLLPLSFIVLARLSVTQYLISTSSYKGPDTLLVRLYLYANPTLLHLLAPYVSISALSQCLTGRTSSDHMITKPLVCASWILLFAFQICVCIGVEGSIAVGIDGTGFSRERLCLLTRSLFFLGLHETTLFWSKKVVKPVVDDTVFGDGTEDRYVENVAMAMSFGVLWWCKLRDEVESLVVVVEVKRDLIGNVDLVDFVGWWLYYVTVAIGMVKVVKALVWLNFVLFCRNVVDSELSCADSSLFMPHPCRILQKYTIFGQSDTHPLTFLKNPSNIDSDNAGCCTRNDDKV